The genomic window GCGACAAATGAAAATGGCCCCATGGTTATACAGTGTGTCGAACTCAACCTGAAGTTCGCCAGTAGTGCGACGAACTCTATATAAATTATAGAGTTCACCGGGGCGCGACGAACTTATcctaaatgcaaaaaaaaaatatttaaaaaattaaagttcaaaattcatttttcaaaaaataattacttttttaattttatttcggaCAAAAATCCGGCAAAAACATCTCTTTTTTAAGATGTAAAAacatgcatgaaagttatggcaTTCATACTAAGAGCTTCAGGCCTTCAGCATGCATCTCCAAATACTGAATGATCATAGATATAATTTTGCTCCAGATTTTCTGTTAAACTAGTTAGTGAAATGCAGTTAGGATAGGTGCAAAGTAGTTAGAGCTAagctctactttctctctctctcttctttttctttctgcaaTTTCGGTCACAAGTTCAACGAAGTTCAACATGCTGCGGTGAGCCTTCATGTGACTCGTTTccgatcttcttcttcttctcttctcttgtaCTCATTCCACAGATTTTGATGAGAGCGTGGCTGCTTCATTCCAAGATTCATCTCAGTGAAGTACCAGCTCCGATCAACGAGATCTCGAGGGAAGAAGGTTACTGATTTCGATGGATCACGATAAAGAAACTCCGATTGTGGCGAATTCAAGCTTCTCAGCTTCCGATCTTCAGAACCTAGCTCGTGTTCTTGCGCAGATCTCTAACCTCCAATCTCAAATCCCTCGCTCGCCGGTAAGCTCTATTACTGATCCTTCGAGCCCTTATTTCGTGCATCCTGAAGAGAATCCAGGCATATCCATCATCAATGTTGTGTTAACTACTCGAAACTATGATTCTTGGTCAAGAGCTATGACAATTGCATTAAAATGCAAGAACAAATTTTGCTTTGTTGATGGTAGCCTTCCGAAACCACAAGAATCTGATCCCAATTTCATGGCTTGGGAAAAATGTAACGCTCTTGTAGTATCATGGTTTATCTCATCGATCAGTGAGGAAATTTTACGGAGTGTGATATGGAATGATAATGCTGCTGATATTTGGCGCGATCTTAAGCATAGATATTATGAGGGTGATGTGTTTAGAGTGGCTGATCTTGAAGAACAAATGTTCTCTATCAAACAAGGAGAGTTGAGTATCACCTCCTATTTCGCGAGACTGAAAGCAATATGGCAAGAACTTGACAGTCTTAGGCCAATTCCAGATTGCAATTGTGGTGAATCTTGCTCATGTGGACTTGGCATTGTTAGAAATTACAGGAAGGATAGTTACCTGGTGCGCTTGCTGAGAGGATTAAATGATCAATATTCTGTTACAAGATCTCAAATCATGCTAATGGAACCATTACCGACACTGAATGATGCCTTTGCACTTCTCACTCAACAAGAGCAACAATTTGGAACCCTTGATATCCTAGAAGCCAATGCTGTTTCAGCTGCTCAAACTACTGTTAATGCCACCATTGGTTCTCAAAGTTTTACTGTTCGTGGAAGAGGAAGCCGTGGCAGAGGTGGCAGGACTGGCAGACCACCTACTCGGATGTGCTCTTTTTGTCACAAGAGTGGGCACCTTGTTGACACATGTTATAGAAAACATGGGCTACCGCCTCATCTCAAATAACCAAGAATCTGGGTTGTGAATGCTGGTTCGCTGACAAGGGTTGTGAGATACAGGATCTGAATACATGGAAGACGATTGGCACAGCTAATGAGCAAGGAGCAAGGAGCAAGGAGGTTCGTATACACTCATCATTCACAGCTTCCACACACCACTAATGACAAGTCTAATCACTAGACAACACTTAGCTAGAACATCAAATGCATCACTCATAAGCGGCAATAGCAGTAGCACTAACACTAGTTAGTGATAGCATATGGAACATTAGACTAGGTCACATTCCATTAGATAAACTCAGATTAGTCCATACCAGCTATCCATTCATTGAATGTAAAAAATTAACAAAGCCTTGTGATGTTTTCCATTTTTCCAAACAGAAGAAACTACCATTTCATGTAAGTTCTACAATTTCTAATGAAATTTTTGATTTGGTGCATTTTGACATATGGGGTCCAATCTCTATCCATCCACAAGTGGTTTTCATTAGCCATTTTCATGAATCATTAGCTCGATAATTGAAGATACTTTCAGTGAGGCCTCCTTCACTTTGAATATTACACCATCAAATGTCTTCGGAACAATCTTTTTCAATGGCAACGAAGGCGTTTTTTTTCTCAAATCAATGATAAAAGGGAGAAGAAATTTGTAGCCAAATTATTAGTGATTTATAGTTTGTATGATGCGTTATGTAGCAAATTATTTGCACGGATGTCATTTGAATATAACATTTGGAGAACACTATATTGATATACACTTTTTTTTGGAAAGGATAATCTCACTCATATCTTTGATAATATCATATTTTTTCCCCTTCCAAGGTGACATTAAttttttatccccttatttaatgtTAGATTTGCAGTGCGGAGGTCATCATTGATGTGTACAAGTTAATTTTCAATCTTGCATGGTCAGTTTTATCTGTGTCTCGATTTTTCATGGTCAGATTTGGTACTTTACTCAATCCTCATGTATGTAAGTTCATTTATGCTTATTTAGCATTTCAAATACATTACAAGTACTTGATGCTAAGTTGCTAATATGAACATGATAGTATGTAATTATTCATACATTGCCATCAGCACTCTACATATAAAATCTTCTCAGGTATTCCACCCTTCCATGCCACAAGAGCCTAACTCAACAcacaaaaattgatctttttttcTGCAATTGAAGGCCCCCCATAGGAGAAAAAAACACAAGAGCATGTAGACATGCCTATAGCTTTGAAACTGGCAAACCTGcatttcagaaaaaaaaatacGAAGTCCATTATTTAAGAGAGATTAGAACAATAACTATTGGCCCTTAGTATGTAAGATAATAATATCATGTGTTACCAAGAGCTTTTGCATTAACAATGCTTGGGGATGCAGCTGGTGGTGGAGCATTCTCATTCAGAAACGGTTCCACTCTATTGGCATCAAACCAAACTGGGTACCCTTTGATCTTACCCTGCAAATTTATAATCAATGAGTATCACATCGAAAATGTTATGGCAAACCAAGTTAAATGTGGTGCATGATGCACTAAGATAATCTAATAATACAGATCTAAAAAACAGGTTATATCAATAATTTCTGTTAGATCATAGCATCATTAGTGATCATTGAAATAAATTCAAGATGATAGTGTGGCATGAGATACCAGAACATTTAGAGCAGCTAGTGTGGCCATTCCCTCACGAGTCCACTGCAAAATTCAGATCAACAATTTCATTGCTAAAGTACATAATCAAACCAAAACCATAAAAATGTACCTTTTAGCATAATGTACCTTAGAAGCAGAAGCAATGTGAGGTACCACAATAGCATTCTTCATCTCTGAGAGCCCAGGCTTCATGTAAGGCTCATCCTAAGAAAAGATTAGAATTAACTAATTAAAATGGTAATTTAACAAGAATGTGATTATTTATAATTAGGTAAGGTTCACTCACCTCAAACACGTCGAGTCCTACGCGAAACATTGGATTCTCCCTCAAATGGTCAACAAGTGCAGCTTCATCAATAACAGGCCCTCTACTGCAGTTTATTAGTATTGCTTCCTGAAATAAGGATATCATATCATCACTCACTAACAAGAATTAGCACCTCTTAATgccacaaataatcaagattttACTACAAAGTTAACTTGTACCTTCTTCATCTTGGAGAGTCTCTCCTTGTTAACCAGATGATAAGTGGTTTTATCCAATACAGGATGAAGACTAATCTACAAAAGCAtccataagaaaaagaaaataccatATTATTTGGAAAAATCAAATTGAAGCATGTTCTAGTTTTAGCTAGTGTATTCAAGTTCTTACTATATCTGCCTGCTGAAGGACCTCATCCATGGATGATGCCCTTTTCCAAGTCACTGGTTTCTCGCCATTCGCTTTCAAGAATTCACCATAAGCTACAATAATAGGATGCAAACAGAACCATCAGTTGATAATATGTATACTGGGGAGGGTGAGTGGATAGGAGCATGCCTGTAACAAACTTTTCGAGTCGAGTTGACTGGTAGAGATCAAAGTAAATCAGGTTCATCTTGAATCCTTCAACCTGATACAGTGCCAAAACAAGAGTAACCATAATATGCATATATTATCATCAGGCATCACCATCAACTTAATTAGAGTTTTGGTTGTGAAATCTGACACACTGTACTGATCATAATCATTACAAGTATTGAAGACTGAAGAACACTCAATGAGATTTACTGAAAAATTTTAGACATTACCATCATTCTTGCATAAGCCGATCCAATACGGCCAGCTCCAATAACACCAACTGTTTGTCCTTTCAGCAGGTTTCCAACAAAACTGCATCAGAAACAAAGCTAAGCTAAGCTAAGCAAAGAAACTATTTTCAACCATCAAATGGAGTATTTTGCACATTATTATCAGCATTAAGAAAGCAATTATTGTCATATCATACAGATGAGGGAGCCATCCATCATATAATCCTGCCCTCATGAACTCATCAGCCTCAACTATCCTTCTAGCAGCCGCTAAAGTCAATGAAGCTGCCAGCTCTGCCGTTGTCTCAGTCAGAACTCCCTACCAATTAAGCAATCAAGGCTTATGTTACATTCCAATAATGTCTATATCCTCTGAAATCAGGCAATATTACACGACACCCTTTTGTGATTTAACAAATCAAGGGTGTTGAGTATAATATTGTGTAAATGGCAAGTTTTCGATAAGAAAAGTACATGCATATGAAGCAGAAAGAGGAAAAGGTGGAGCTTACAGGAGTGTTTCCAACAGCAACACCATACTTGGTAGCAACGTTGACATCAACGTTGTTATAACCAACTGCCATGTTACTGAAAGCTTTGCC from Arachis ipaensis cultivar K30076 chromosome B09, Araip1.1, whole genome shotgun sequence includes these protein-coding regions:
- the LOC107616198 gene encoding uncharacterized protein LOC107616198; the encoded protein is MDHDKETPIVANSSFSASDLQNLARVLAQISNLQSQIPRSPVSSITDPSSPYFVHPEENPGISIINVVLTTRNYDSWSRAMTIALKCKNKFCFVDGSLPKPQESDPNFMAWEKCNALVVSWFISSISEEILRSVIWNDNAADIWRDLKHRYYEGDVFRVADLEEQMFSIKQGELSITSYFARLKAIWQELDSLRPIPDCNCGESCSCGLGIVRNYRKDSYLVRLLRGLNDQYSVTRSQIMLMEPLPTLNDAFALLTQQEQQFGTLDILEANAVSAAQTTVNATIGSQSFTVRGRGSRGRGGRTGRPPTRMCSFCHKSGHLVDTCYRKHGLPPHLK
- the LOC107618074 gene encoding glycerate dehydrogenase; amino-acid sequence: MAKPVSIEVWNPNGKYRVVSTKPMPGTRWINLLIQQDCRVEICTQKKTILSVEDIIQLIGDKCDGVIGQLTEDWGEELFKALSRAGGKAFSNMAVGYNNVDVNVATKYGVAVGNTPGVLTETTAELAASLTLAAARRIVEADEFMRAGLYDGWLPHLFVGNLLKGQTVGVIGAGRIGSAYARMMVEGFKMNLIYFDLYQSTRLEKFVTAYGEFLKANGEKPVTWKRASSMDEVLQQADIISLHPVLDKTTYHLVNKERLSKMKKEAILINCSRGPVIDEAALVDHLRENPMFRVGLDVFEDEPYMKPGLSEMKNAIVVPHIASASKWTREGMATLAALNVLGKIKGYPVWFDANRVEPFLNENAPPPAASPSIVNAKALGLPVSKL